Sequence from the Pogoniulus pusillus isolate bPogPus1 chromosome 16, bPogPus1.pri, whole genome shotgun sequence genome:
aacccaaacaatttgaTGATTCTGTAGAAGATTAAAGAGAAACAGGTCAGAAAAGCTAAGAAGAGGTTGAAGCTGAGGTTTCCACACTGGCACTTGGGCTGTCCAACAGGGGTTCGGTGTCTCTAACAAacccaagaaaacaaacagaaagaaaaaatattttcatttgaaATATTTGCAGCACAGAATAGGTGAGTGAAGATCTTTAGtaaactgtgactctttggtggaatagctgagggagctggaggtgtgcagcctgaagaagaggagactcaggggtgacctcattgctgtctgcaactacctgaagggaggctgtagccaggtggggttggtctcttctgccaggcaaccagcaacagaacaaggggacacagtctcaagttgcgtcaggggaggtataggctgaatgttaggaggaagttcttgccagagagtgattggcattggaatgggctgcccagggaggtggtggagtcactgtccctggaggtgctcaagcaaagcctggatgaggcactcagtgccatggtctggttgactggacagggctgggtgacaggttggactggatgaacttggaggtctcttccaacctggttgattctatgtttctatgaagtagttccaatccctcttgccatgggcagggacagctctcagtagcccaggttgctcagggccccatgcAGTCTATTATTCTGTGATACAAGAGATAGAGTCTCCTTAACAGTTGGAAGAGGAGGAAGTATTTAAGCAAAACACAATGGTATCTGCACTTCACAATGATGCATACAGACTTAAAACCAGATATTAATCAGCATATAAAGCCAAGAAAAGAAGCCATGATACAGCTGAAAAGGCTCAGAGAATAATGGAGATGGAAGAGTGCAATTGTTATAACAGGAAAATGTCTGAGACACTTAAAGTAATACAGATAGTCTTAAAAAAGGCCTTAAAGCAATAGCTATGCACTGGCTATAATTATACTATGGTTCTATacctcaggaggacagggacAGTGCCAATACAGACTTTAGTATCAGGCTTGCATCTCTCTGTATTTTCTCAATTTCTCACCCTATTTTCCTACCTCAATAAAGTCTCAGCAGAACCTCACATGTAGATAGACCACACAGAGCAGAAGTGAATCAAGCCATCTTACCTCTTTATAAAGTAGCCATAGTGTTAGGAGATGAGAGAATATGATTGACAAGATCATGCATGATTTACAGAGTTAAACAGAAGATTACAGTCTCAAGAAATGCTTTACCAAATGTCTAGATCAAAACTCAAGATAGGTCAGACTGTCATTTCCAGAATAACCCAACCAAGCAATCAGAAAGCCTCTACAAAACAAGCACCAAACTCATTTAAACATTGTTTGGCAGAGTCTTTTAATAtaatcaaatccaaccattctctaactctaccaaggctgggctaaaacatgtccctcagcaccacacctctgacTTTCtgagacacctccaggaatgggattcatccacctccttggggagcctgttctggtCTTTCAGAAAATACTACCTAGATTTCCATTGTGAGCTCCTATGgatctttatctttctcttttaCAGTGTTATATGCATAATGCCTCTTCAATTAATTTAGATAAGTGTTGAGGTATTAAACATTTGTACCCTAATAGACATTGTATCCCAACCAAAGTATTCTGAATGTGGAGGCAACATAAGTCAGAGGAAACTTGCAGAGTTCATGTAGTTACTGTGTACTACACACTCTGTCCAGTACCTACACCCTGAATACAACAGATATAAGCATAACAGAAGCAGGGGATTCACATTTCAGGAACCCAATAGCTCTTTGGTAGGTTGAGGAAGGCCCACCAGGGCTCCTGCTGACATGCTGGGCTATCATCAGGCAGATTCTCCCTCACACCTGGGCAGCTTCCTCCTACCTCTTCATCTGAGCATCGTTCTGAGAACTTCATTTTGGGCTAGACTACTTTGATCTAATTAAATTGAACCCATTTTAATCAGCACCATCATACATGTTTTCCATTActttcactgctgctttgtgcaggacattgctttggggtttgtttgtttgctttcattgGGTTTGGTGCGTTTGTTTTTTCTACAGAGTGTTTCAAATTCACATTCTAATATTTTTGGATCAGAAGCCCAGTGACAGCAACTTTGGCTCTTCTTATTCCATAAATAAACCTTCAGAAAAATCAACATACTAGAGTGTACTTTCTGGTGCCCTGTAATACTCAAATCTCCTGAGAGAACGGGAGTAGCACAAACACATTTTCCAGTGACGCCAGCTGCAAGTGGGAGAGCCTGCCCTTGGGAGCTGTGAGCCTTGCAGTTGTCCACAGCTGTCAGCACACAGCATGATGTCACTGCATGGGGCCCCCGAAGTGCTGGCCTTTCAGTGATGTCATGCTAGGTGCTGACAGGCATTCTGAGGTTGATTAGCATCTTATGGTTCGCCCTCATGTTTGGCCACAACTAAATTCATTTTGATATTTTAATGGCTTATTTAAGAGTTGGAAATGCCAGTCAAGGAGCAGCCAACCTGAGCATTGCTAGGGCTCTTAATCCTCAACCAATCCATTTTTGGTGCTGTAGGAGAGAAGTAGTAAGAGCTGGATCCCATTTTTGCAGCATCAAGATTAAATTTCTCATGCTGATATAATGAGAGATCTTTGCATCATATAATGCTGCAGCACATTAGCTCTGTGTTACTTCTCAAATGGAAGATGCCAGAAGAATATAAATTGAAGACAAAGCTTTAAAGATCTGTTAAAGATGCTGAAAGAGCTTATTGTgcccttccaatatctgaagagggcgtacaagaaagctggtgagggactttttagggtgtcaggtagtgttACGAAATGCAGTTTAGGGGAttttatggggaaaaacatgTGAGGCTGATTTGTAAAGATCACTACCATgacaggtagtgataggactaggaggaacAGAGCAGAACTAGAGGAacgtagatttagattagatgttagggagaagttcttcaccataaggatgTGGTGagcctggaacagcttgcccaggggggtggtggaagccccatccatggaggttttaaaggccaggttggatgtggttctgggcaacctgatctagtggaaagtgtctctgcctatgcAGGGGGTTTGAaacgaggtcacttccaaccctgacaattctgtgattctgtgaaaaagcaCACTAAAAGAAAACTTAAATACTTAAAGACCTAACTTCCTTCTAAAATTAACATTTTGTTTAATGTAGAGATCTAATTGTTGGTGTCTTCTTATCTAAGTTCAGACTTTAGAGCCATTTTTAAAGCCTCTTGGTGTAACACTTAATGTAACTGGTGTGTGCATGGCATATAGACACCATACATTTCtttcagctgctgtttgcagctaGGTTTTAATTGTCATGTTTGTTTTCCACTACTGACTTTCTGTTTCTGGTGATTTTCAGATGTTTAAAGGATTTGAAAAGCTGAAGGATGTCCAGTATGTCTATACCCCTTTTGATTCATCACTCTGTGGAGTGAAACTAGAAGCTAACAACAAAAAACAGTATCTTTTGACAGGTAAAATATAACAAAATCTACCTACCTCTAAAAGGAGAAGGGGCTGCTTAGATGGACCTTGTAAAACTATGGCATGCCTTGTTTAAAAACCAAAGTATTTATGTATTAAATGATACAAATGCATTGAAAGGTACAAATTATGTAAAGCTGGAGTAGTTCTGTGAGTTTACATATTTTCAGTCCTGCATCTAACAATCTTAAAGCAAGATTCAAAGCAAGTCAGGGCCAATAATCATGTAATTAGAAAATAGGAGCTAAGCCATTACTGTTTGTTTAAAAGCAAGAGGACTGATTTGCCAGAAATGCAAACCTGCTTGAAGAGACAAGGTGCATGCAGATCTGGGGTTCTAAAGAACTACAGCTTTTTCGATCTATCTTTCTACAGAGCCCTAAAATCTAGTTTAACATACTTCTGCATTTGCATCCATCTCTTGCTGGCTAATTATCAGCATCTTTTGACAAGTGCCCTTCTTAAATCTTTTATATTTATTCAGCATGCAATCAGCAGAAGAGTTCTCTCCCTGAAAACTGCATTCATTCAAAGAAGTATTAAATATGACTCATTTGGTGCAATTAGTTACAAACTTTGGGTATTCTTGCAACTGATGTCAATGTTAAGAAAAGAGTTTGATTTGCTTGTcttgttttgcttcttttccaTGCTGTAGGCCAGATTTTAAGTGATGGTAAAGTCCTCATCCATTTATGTAACTACATTGAACCATGGGATGATTTATCCTTGTCTCAAAAGAAGAGTCTTAATCAGAGATATCAAATGGGCTGTGGCTGCAAAGTAAGTATAGAACGAAGCACTAATGGTGGAGCTTATCTCACAGGTACTAACAAGGTTCACTGGTGAGAACTGTTCTCTTAGACACCACATATTTCATACTACTTGAGAACAAATACCACTACAAAGAAACCTGCAATATACTGAGTGGCTCACAAcccttcaggctgtgctgccattcagcaagacctggacaggctggagagctgggtggaggGAAACCTCACAAAGTTCAACGAGGGCAAGAGTAAAGTCGTGcactggggaggaacaaccccctgcaccagtacagctgAGGGAGACCTGATGAAAAGAAGGTTCACAAATAAGGACCTCTGAGTCTTGGTagacaagttcaccatgagccaacaACGcattcttgtggccaagaaggctgcccagagaggttatggagtcttcttctctggagagattccaaacccacctagccattgtgatcctgggcaagctgctgtgggtggccctgatttagcagggggttggactggatgattcccagaggtcccttccaacccccaccatgctgggattctgcaattctgtgaattAACATCTTGTTTCACATTTAGATTACTACCTGCTACATGGTGCCCTGTTCAATCACTGCACCAAATGAGTGCCTCTGGACAGACTGGCTGATCGAAAGAAAGCTATATGGGCACCAAGCCAAGCACTATgcctgcatcaagagaagcgaCGGCACTTGCAGCTGGTACCGAGGTGGTCCTCCGCCAGAGAAAGAGTTTATTGACATCAGTGAACCTTAAAATGATCACTTCCTAAAAAGCCTTGGAGTCTAATTCCATGAAACACTGCACGCTCACAGCTTCGAACTGCCATCGTCTAATGTATCTGTTGCttagaaacaaacacaaattgTCCTGTACAGCTAAAGTACGAGTCCATGGAATTGGCACTCATGCAAGAGGAGGAACAAATCTCCTGGAGGTAGCTACTCTGTAAAGTTATGCTTTGTTCAGGGAGGCTCAAGCTGGGAATGCTCCTCTGTGTCCTCTCCGGCATAACAAGCTTCCCTTTTACCAATGCGAATGTGCAAGAACAAAAGAATTGCCTGAATTTTCCCCCTCTATTTGTTAACCTACAGAGTATGAGAGCCCCATGTTTTACTCCAGATCTCTCTGATGAACTACAGAATGTTTTatagaactttttttttctctgtatgaAGGTCTTCTGATACAAAAGAATTATTGTACAGTGTATATGTAAAGTATTATAACTATGTGCTATAAGAAAGACTCAAAAAATCCCTCTGTTTCCTTATCTATTGAAACAAGGTGGACACTTCTGTGATTAAAACAATCTGTGTGCCATAGTTTGCATGTTACTTATGTTGTAGTTTTATCTAGAGAGTTGTAACTGTTGATAAGGAAGTTA
This genomic interval carries:
- the TIMP4 gene encoding metalloproteinase inhibitor 4, with protein sequence MKPVVSTSLLSVLLLLAPRARELAEACSCAPAHPQHLICDAALVIRAKIISEKVVPASDDPLDTHKMIRYEIKQIKMFKGFEKLKDVQYVYTPFDSSLCGVKLEANNKKQYLLTGQILSDGKVLIHLCNYIEPWDDLSLSQKKSLNQRYQMGCGCKITTCYMVPCSITAPNECLWTDWLIERKLYGHQAKHYACIKRSDGTCSWYRGGPPPEKEFIDISEP